Proteins from a genomic interval of Acomys russatus chromosome 19, mAcoRus1.1, whole genome shotgun sequence:
- the LOC127203080 gene encoding vomeronasal type-1 receptor 4-like, which translates to MHFQDLLTTMVLFTFLIGIKMNPANLVMGVFSFSHVTVGTLGNSLILIYHVTLIFSGKHLMPKDLIIQHLTFANCLSIVSRGIPQTMSDFGLKDFLDDTGCKLIMYIYRITRGMSLYTMCLLSCFQAITINPNNSRWMKLKLRASEYIGPSCSLGWLGHLILNSLTPARVSGPSYNKNVTNKVTSEYCSWFASGNMATALYMLLLSVFDGLCLALMACSSVSMVSILYRHKRQVRHIYSAQHSLKVSSEDRATRTILILLCTFVISYSFSSILIIFRAYSKGPVLWKESVFIFPEIFFSIFCPFVLIHNSICSQLLPCCFKR; encoded by the coding sequence ATGCATTTCCAGGATCTCTTAACTACAATGGTTTTATTTACCTTTCTAATAGGAATAAAAATGAATCCTGCAAACCTGGTGATGggagttttctccttctcccatgttACAGTGGGAACGCTTGGCAATTCCTTAATTCTCATTTATCATGTCACTTTGATATTCAGTGGAAAGCATTTAATGCCCAAAGACCTTATTATACAGCACTTGACTTTTGCCAACTGCTTGTCTATCGTCTCAAGAGGCATTCCACAGACAATGTCTGATTTTGGACTTAAGGATTTCCTTGATGACACTGGATGTAAATTGATAATGTATATTTACCGAATAACAAGAGGGATGTCCCTGTATACCATGTGCCTACTAAGTTGCTTCCAAGCAATCACAATCAACCCCAACAATTCCAGGTGGATGAAACTTAAACTCAGAGCCTCTGAGTACATTGGTCCCTCCTGCTCGCTCGGTTGGCTTGGGCACCTAATTCTAAATAGCTTGACTCCAGCGAGAGTGTCAGGCCCCAGTTACAACAAAAATGTGACTAACAAGGTGACTTCTGAATATTGCTCATGGTTTGCCTCTGGCAATATGGCAACTGCACTTTACATGCTCTTACTGTCTGTCTTTGACGGGCTGTGTCTGGCTCTCATGGCCTGCTCAAGTGTCTCCATGGTGAGTATCCTCTACAGACATAAGAGACAAGTCAGGCATATCTACAGTGCTCAGCACTCTCTGAAAGTCTCGTCTGAGGACAGAGCCACCCGAACTATTCTCATCCTGCTGTGCACATTTGtcatttcttattcattttcttccattctgatCATCTTTAGGGCCTACTCTAAAGGTCCAGTGCTGTGGAAAGAGAGTGTATTTATATTTCCAGAAATATTCTTTTCCATATTTTGTCCCTTTGTTCTCATCCACAATTCTATTTGTAGCCAACTTTTGCCCTGCTGTTTTAAGAGATAG